The Canis lupus baileyi chromosome 29, mCanLup2.hap1, whole genome shotgun sequence genome includes a region encoding these proteins:
- the NANOS1 gene encoding nanos homolog 1, with protein MEAFPWAPRSPSRGRAPPPMALVPSARYVSAQGPAHPQPFSSWNDYLGLATLITKAVDGEPRFGGEGGGGGGGGGASASPPSSSSSSCCSPHAGAGAGPGALGPALGPPDDDDDSDGDEPGSRGRYLGGALELRALELCAGPAEAGLLEERFAELSPFAGRAAAVLLGCAPAAAAAAAAAASASAEVAPREERAPAWAAEPRLHVASGAAAARLLKPELQVCVFCRNNKEAVALYTTHILKGPDGRVLCPVLRRYTCPLCGASGDNAHTIKYCPLSKPPPPPPPPPRPARDCPPGKKLR; from the coding sequence ATGGAGGCTTTCCCCTGGGCGCCCCGCTCGCCCAGCCGCGGCCGCGCCCCCCCGCCCATGGCGCTCGTGCCCAGCGCCCGCTACGTGAGCGCCCAGGGCCCGGCGCACCCGCAGCCCTTCAGCTCGTGGAACGACTACCTGGGGCTCGCCACGCTCATCACCAAGGCGGTGGACGGCGAGCCACGCTTCGGcggcgagggcggcggcggcggcggcggcggcggcgcctccGCCTCCCCGCCCTCGTCGTCCTCCTCGTCCTGCTGCTCCCCgcacgcgggggcgggggccgggcccggggcgctGGGGCCGGCGCTGGGGCCGCCCGACGACGACGACGACAGCGACGGCGACGAGCCGGGGTCCCGGGGCCGCTACCTGGGCGGCGCGCTGGAGCTGCGCGCGCTGGAGCTGTGCGCGGGCCCCGCCGAGGCCGGGCTGCTGGAGGAGCGCTTCGCCGAGCTGAGCCCGTTCGCGGGTCGCGCGGCCGCCGTGCTCCTGGGctgcgcgcccgccgccgccgccgccgccgccgccgccgcatcCGCATCCGCCGAGGTGGCGCCGCGCGAGGAGCGGGCCCCGGCCTGGGCGGCCGAGCCGCGGCTGCACGTCGCCTCCGGGGCGGCCGCCGCCCGACTGCTCAAGCCCGAGCTGCAGGTGTGCGTGTTCTGCCGGAACAACAAGGAGGCGGTGGCGCTCTACACCACGCACATCCTCAAGGGCCCCGACGGGCGGGTGCTGTGCCCGGTGCTGCGCCGCTACACGTGCCCCCTGTGCGGCGCCAGCGGCGACAACGCGCACACCATCAAGTACTGCCCGCTCTCcaagccgccgccgccgccgccgccgccgccgcgccccgccaGGGACTGCCCGCCCGGGAAGAAGCTGCGCTGA